In Salarias fasciatus chromosome 2, fSalaFa1.1, whole genome shotgun sequence, one genomic interval encodes:
- the LOC115406947 gene encoding immunoglobulin superfamily member 2-like codes for MLWLSVLFLHRGYALAPVTSVHLGEPANISCALPFAEVSRMELHWYRQRVGDKLQRIVTLWQSTTPKYEPEFSESRWEITVGGNLCNLTITKTVEEDEGTYHCAFVEWINTEWSATYLLVKGHSQRTSHFTVQQSMVSESIVLGEPVTFECSVLSENKVCSGDLSVFWLRGGSQASQPDVIYTDANSWDECGRRSDTQRSCVYRFSKTLTSSDAGIYYCAVATCGQIVFGNGTEMDFKVSGSSSWSQEVYTVIFLLCGVLAVSLTVTVFLIYAIMKTTCEHCKASNNVEMHSGDWRSQQNDEATWIYSAAVFTIMKHRKGSNRLQKAAEREKIFTAVKAFGLDQ; via the exons ATGTTGTGGCTCTCTGTGCTTTTTCTCCATCGAGGAT ACGCTCTGGCTCCAGTGACTTCAGTTCATCTTGGAGAACCAGCGAACATTTCATGTGCTTTACCCTTTGCGGAGGTCAGCCGGATGGAGCTCCACTGGTACAGGCAGCGCGTCGGGGATAAACTGCAACGTATTGTGACTCTGTGGCAATCTACGACACCCAAGTATGAGCCTGAGTTTTCAGAGTCCAGATGGGAGATTACCGTGGGTGGAAATCTTTGTAACTTGACCATTACGAAGACCGTTGAAGAGGATGAAGGAACGTATCACTGTGCGTTCGTAGAGTGGATTAACACTGAGTGGAGTGCAACATATTTGTTAGTGAAAG GCCACAGTCAGAGAACGTCACACTTCACCGTTCAGCAGTCGATGGTGTCAGAATCGATCGTCCTCGGAGAACCGGTGACTTTTGAGTGTTCGGTTCTCTCTGAGAACAAAGTGTGTTCAGGAGACCTCAGTGTGTTCTGGCTCAGAGGCGGGTCACAAGCGTCTCAACCAGACGTCATCTACACCGACGCAAACAGCTGGGATGAATGTGGCAGAAGATCTGACACTCAGAGGAGCTGCGTTTATCGTTTCTCTAAAACCCTCACCTCCTCCGATGCTGGGATTTACTACTGCGCCGTGGCCACATGTGGGCAGATAGTATTTGGAAATGGGACTGAAATGGATTTCAAAG TttcaggaagcagctcgtggTCACAGGAAGTCTATACAGTTATTTTTCTACTGTGTGGCGTCTTGGCTGTAAGTCTGACTGTCACCGTCTTCCTCATCTACGCCATCATGAAAACCACGTGTGAGCATTGCAAAG CATCCAATAACGTGGAGATGCACAGTGGTGACTGGAGAAGTCAACAG aaTGATGAGGCCACATGGATTTATTCTGCCGCTGTCTTCACCatcatgaaacacagaaaaggttcaaacaggctccaaaaagcagcagagagagagaaaatcttTACTGCTGTCAAGGCCTTTGGGCTGGATCAGTGA